Genomic DNA from Leclercia adecarboxylata:
TAGAGGTAGGGTCGGCAAAAGTATCAATGCTACGAGCTTGATCGTGGTTTTCTAAATAAAGCGCATTCCAGCCTTTACCTTCTAATGCATCTTGCCAACGCGATAAAATGCGTTTGAACTCCACTAGATCTAAAGGCACGTTGCTTTGTTCTTCCGACCATAGCTTCATGTGTTCAAACTGAAAAATCATGTTGAAAACACCGCCTTGATCGTGCTCGGTCGCTTCGGCAACCCAAAGTAATGCATTGTCGGCAGTCACCCCATTAGCCTCACCAACTGTCACTATGTTAAAGGGATCAAACGCCTGCTCTTTTAACTCATGCAGATGTTTTTCAATCCCTGCCACATTCATATGATAATCAAACGAAGAGACATACTTTTCACCCTTTGGATTGGGTAAAGAAGGTAAACCTGGTTGTTTCTGAATATGGCTAATTGCATCCACACGGAAGCCATCAATACCACGCTCCAACCACCAATAAATCATTTTAAATAGTGCTTGTTTAACTTCAGGATTTTCCCAATTCAGATCAGGTTGTTTTTTTGAAAATAGGTGCAAGTAGTACTGTGCAGTTTTTTTATCATATTCCCATGCGCTGCCATGAAAAATACTTTCCCAGTTGTTTGGGTCGCAAGTCGGTTTTTCAGCGGTAGGCTCACAACCATCACGCCAAATATACCAATCGCGCTTAGGGCTATTTTTGTTATCTCGAGATTCAATGAACCATGGGTGCTCGTCGCTAGTGTGGTTGATCACTAAATCCATAATAATGCGAATGCCACGTTTATGAGCAGCACTGATTAGTTCATCCACATCCTCAAGGGTTCCAAAGTCAGGATGAATCGCTTGATAGTCACTAATATCGTACCCGTTATCATCATTAGGTGATGCATAGAATGGGCAAATCCATATTAAATCAATGCCCAAATCAGCAAGATAATCGAGCTTAGCAATGATGCCATTGATGTCACCAATACCGTCCTGGTTTGTATCATAAAAACTACGGGGATAAATTTGGTAGGCGGTTGCTTTCTTCCACCACGCGAGTGGTTTTGAGTGCATATTAGGAGCGAGTGTCATCGGTTATACTATATGTGTTATCGTTAACATATATAGTTAAGTAGAACCGATTTGGACTCAACACAATTTCAGAGGAATTGTGAGCTTTCTCTCATCTTTATGTCGAATGTGCCTTCAACAGAACTGAAATCGCGCTTGAGCAATTTTTTGACAGCTTGGTAGCCCACTTGATAGTAGTTAAAAGCGACAGTCGTCAGGCTCGGGACTAACAAATCGCTGTAGTCATAGTCACCCATGCCTACAATCCATACGTTATGACCGATCTTGAGTTGCTGTTCTTTGGCGCGACGATATAAACGAATGGCAATATTATCGGTGGCACAAAAGTAGACATGATTAGGCTGTAATTGAACGGCCTGATAGCCAGCTTTGTCCTCCGAGTTGGCTAGGGCTTGTAGTGATAAATTCAACTCAGGGACGGTGTCGGTAATAGTGGCTTGCATCAACTTAGTGCGGCTAGAAAGCATACGCTCATCATAAATATAATGTACGGCAGCCAGCGGTGCCTGCTGCTGTTTTAACTGAGTGATGGTGTGGGAGACGAGGGCTTTAATCGCTGCATGATCGGGGTAATATAAACAGCAATGGTGGGGGGTATTTTTGCCAATAAATACCACATTGTCTAAGGTTCGATAAAAAGTCTCTTCGACACTGTGCTTTGACGCAATAATAATCGTGCCCAATGCATTTAA
This window encodes:
- a CDS encoding glycoside hydrolase family 13 protein gives rise to the protein MTLAPNMHSKPLAWWKKATAYQIYPRSFYDTNQDGIGDINGIIAKLDYLADLGIDLIWICPFYASPNDDNGYDISDYQAIHPDFGTLEDVDELISAAHKRGIRIIMDLVINHTSDEHPWFIESRDNKNSPKRDWYIWRDGCEPTAEKPTCDPNNWESIFHGSAWEYDKKTAQYYLHLFSKKQPDLNWENPEVKQALFKMIYWWLERGIDGFRVDAISHIQKQPGLPSLPNPKGEKYVSSFDYHMNVAGIEKHLHELKEQAFDPFNIVTVGEANGVTADNALLWVAEATEHDQGGVFNMIFQFEHMKLWSEEQSNVPLDLVEFKRILSRWQDALEGKGWNALYLENHDQARSIDTFADPTSRYASATALASCYFLMKGTPFIYQGQEIGMVNHQFTSLDEFNDVSARNLIQKLSQQGQSDADILALLNQVSRDHSRLPMQWNAQDFAGFSEVQPWFSVNQQYADINVEQQQKDPNSILSFYKQLIALRKSNVSLVVGRYQLLLPNDPNIYAYQRVAQDMTWTIITNLSPQESIVDIDRMQLGELMLDNQNVNNEHVRSDFIATQIAPPYAAYIFARKH
- a CDS encoding LacI family DNA-binding transcriptional regulator, which produces MSKKMTMAEISRQLGISTMTVSRYFNGGYVSEENRLKIDAIVKESHYTPNIFARSIRSQSNIIGFIAPRIESYTTSLVIKGALAAANESQVRMLFHATGFNHESECQAVREFNGLNALGTIIIASKHSVEETFYRTLDNVVFIGKNTPHHCCLYYPDHAAIKALVSHTITQLKQQQAPLAAVHYIYDERMLSSRTKLMQATITDTVPELNLSLQALANSEDKAGYQAVQLQPNHVYFCATDNIAIRLYRRAKEQQLKIGHNVWIVGMGDYDYSDLLVPSLTTVAFNYYQVGYQAVKKLLKRDFSSVEGTFDIKMRESSQFL